AGGAACACCTCCAGGCATTTGCAAAATTGACAAAACACTATCCCAACCATCAATGGAGTTGCTTGATTTTACAGGAACACCAATTACAGGAAGCGGAGACATAGAGGCTACCATTCCAGGTAAATGTGCCGCTCCACCAGCTCCAGCAATAATTACAGAAATACCAAGAGTGTGAGCATTTTTACTGAAATCAAATAATTTTTCTGGTGTTCTGTGTGCCGAAACAATATCAACTTCGGTTTCTATTCCAAATTCTTTTAATATGTCTATAGCATCCTGCATGACTGGCATGTCTGAGATACTTCCCATGATTATGGCTACTTTGCTCATTGTTTTGTTTTTTAACACAGATTACACAGACTTAAATAAAATCAAATCTGTGGTAATTTGTCTTTATTTATTACTGATTACTTTTATTGTATTCTTTACATCCTCAGCAATTCTTCTTGCTTCGGCCATGTTTT
The Flavobacterium sp. 5 DNA segment above includes these coding regions:
- the purE gene encoding 5-(carboxyamino)imidazole ribonucleotide mutase; its protein translation is MSKVAIIMGSISDMPVMQDAIDILKEFGIETEVDIVSAHRTPEKLFDFSKNAHTLGISVIIAGAGGAAHLPGMVASMSPLPVIGVPVKSSNSIDGWDSVLSILQMPGGVPVATVALNGAKNAGILAAQIIGSADKTILDKIISYKEGLKEAVYKSSENLNK